The following proteins come from a genomic window of Mycobacterium sp. DL:
- a CDS encoding acyl-CoA dehydrogenase family protein, with product MRRDLFTEDHEAFRELARDFVEKEVVPHYPEWEKGGRMPREVFEKMGSLGMLGMAIPEEYGGGGEPDYRYNVVLQEESARALVTLSTVRTQLEVILPYFLHYANDEQRGRWFPGLAAGTLLTAVAMTEPGTGSDLAGMRTTAVRDGDDWIVNGAKTFITGGMQADLVIVVARTSTDPDNRRRGLTLLVVEDGMDGFTRGRELEKMGCKVQDTAELSFVDVRVPATNVLGEVDEAFGYLGHNLSQERLTVAVGSVAQARSAIAAAIDYTKDRKAFGTPVASFQNTKFELAACSTDVEAGQAMLDRAITLHVGGELSGADAARVKLFCTEMQQRVVDRCLQLFGGYGYMMEYPIARLYTDARVARIYAGTSEVMKVMIAKSLGL from the coding sequence GTGCGCAGAGATCTGTTCACCGAGGACCACGAGGCGTTCCGCGAACTCGCCCGCGACTTCGTCGAGAAGGAGGTCGTTCCCCACTACCCGGAGTGGGAGAAGGGCGGCCGGATGCCGCGCGAGGTGTTCGAGAAGATGGGTTCGCTCGGCATGCTCGGCATGGCCATCCCCGAGGAGTACGGGGGCGGCGGGGAGCCCGACTACCGCTACAACGTGGTGCTGCAGGAAGAATCGGCCCGGGCCTTGGTCACGTTGTCGACGGTGCGCACCCAGCTCGAGGTGATCCTGCCGTACTTCCTGCACTATGCGAACGACGAACAGCGCGGCCGATGGTTCCCCGGGTTGGCGGCGGGAACACTGCTCACGGCGGTGGCGATGACCGAGCCCGGCACCGGTTCGGACCTGGCCGGGATGCGCACCACCGCGGTGCGCGACGGAGACGACTGGATCGTCAACGGCGCCAAGACTTTCATCACCGGAGGGATGCAGGCCGATCTGGTCATCGTCGTGGCCCGCACCTCGACCGACCCGGACAACCGCCGCAGGGGCTTGACGCTGCTGGTGGTCGAGGACGGCATGGACGGCTTCACCCGGGGGCGTGAGCTGGAGAAGATGGGCTGCAAGGTGCAGGACACCGCCGAGCTCTCGTTTGTCGACGTCCGGGTTCCGGCGACCAACGTACTCGGCGAGGTGGACGAGGCGTTCGGCTATCTCGGCCACAACCTGTCACAGGAGCGGCTGACCGTTGCGGTCGGTTCGGTTGCACAGGCGCGATCGGCGATCGCGGCAGCAATCGACTACACCAAGGACCGCAAGGCCTTCGGCACGCCGGTGGCGTCTTTCCAGAACACCAAGTTCGAGCTCGCCGCCTGCTCGACCGACGTCGAGGCCGGTCAGGCGATGCTGGACCGCGCCATAACACTGCATGTCGGAGGCGAACTGTCCGGTGCCGACGCCGCCCGGGTCAAGCTGTTCTGCACTGAGATGCAGCAGCGTGTGGTGGATCGGTGCCTTCAGCTCTTCGGCGGGTACGGCTACATGATGGAGTATCCGATCGCCCGGTTGTACACCGATGCGCGGGTGGCTCGCATCTACGCGGGAACCAGTGAGGTCATGAAGGTGATGATCGCGAAGTCGTTGGGGCTGTAG
- a CDS encoding enoyl-CoA hydratase-related protein, which yields MNDEAVLLSSDRDGVRTLTLNRPECKNALNARLWVELADALRDLKRDRDVRAVLLTGAGGAFCSGADIAGGEDVHPRYKLDRLTDVALALHELAVPTIAKVTGVAVGAGWNLALGCDLVVATPESRFCQIFSKRGLSVDLGGSWLLPKLVGLQQAKRLVLLADMIDADEAHALGLVTWVKTTDEIDAFVDDLADRLASGPPFALAQSKALLNDGANVTLREALANEARAQPGNFATADSAEAYAAFAAKKDPEFTGRWAVSPPGSEQR from the coding sequence ATGAATGACGAGGCGGTGCTGCTCTCGTCGGACCGCGACGGGGTGCGCACGTTGACGCTCAACAGGCCTGAGTGCAAGAACGCTCTGAACGCCCGGCTGTGGGTGGAGCTGGCCGATGCGCTGCGTGACCTCAAACGGGATCGCGACGTGCGTGCCGTGCTGCTCACCGGTGCCGGTGGCGCGTTCTGCTCGGGGGCCGACATCGCGGGCGGCGAGGATGTGCACCCGCGCTACAAGCTGGATCGGCTCACCGACGTTGCGCTTGCGCTGCATGAACTCGCGGTGCCCACGATCGCCAAGGTCACCGGCGTCGCCGTCGGCGCGGGCTGGAACCTGGCCCTGGGCTGCGATCTGGTGGTGGCCACCCCCGAGTCGCGTTTCTGCCAGATCTTCTCCAAGCGCGGCCTTTCGGTCGACCTCGGCGGATCGTGGCTGCTGCCCAAGCTCGTCGGACTGCAGCAGGCCAAGCGCCTCGTGCTGCTTGCCGACATGATCGATGCCGACGAGGCCCACGCGCTTGGTCTCGTCACCTGGGTGAAGACCACCGACGAGATCGACGCGTTCGTCGACGATCTTGCCGACCGCCTGGCGTCCGGCCCGCCGTTCGCGCTCGCCCAGAGCAAGGCGCTGCTCAACGACGGCGCCAACGTCACGCTGCGGGAGGCACTGGCCAACGAGGCCCGCGCGCAACCGGGTAACTTCGCGACAGCAGACTCGGCCGAGGCCTACGCCGCGTTCGCTGCCAAGAAGGATCCGGAATTCACTGGTCGATGGGCGGTTTCGCCGCCCGGATCGGAGCAGAGGTAA
- a CDS encoding CaiB/BaiF CoA-transferase family protein, translating to MTAPESSAGPLAGVTVVAMEQAVAAPMCTRVLADFGARIIKIENPNGGDFARDYDDVVNGPGGLAAHFVWCNRGKESVTLNTKSPAGIDVLHRLLDRADAFVSNLAPGATARLGISPADLAARHPRVIPVEIDGYGPGGPISHKRAYDLLVQAEAGSCAVTGYPGMPAKPGPALADFTTGLYAAMSIVALLFGRGGRPAGTAAPSVELSLFDVMTDVMGYALTYTQHTGIDQDPLGVGSPAVAPYGAFPTRDGQTVVLGTTNDREWQRVAREIIERPDLADDPRLATNPGRCGHRDILDEAIGSWCAQRDLVDIQEIADAAGIGNSRYNRPSDVVAHPQLTARDRWRTVSTAKGDIQALRPPPVISDFEQPMGAVPALGEHTDAVLTELGFTPEELGRLRAEGAIGPAPHE from the coding sequence GTGACAGCACCAGAGTCGAGCGCCGGGCCACTTGCCGGCGTCACCGTCGTGGCGATGGAGCAGGCGGTGGCCGCGCCGATGTGCACGCGGGTGCTCGCCGACTTCGGCGCCCGCATCATCAAGATCGAGAACCCCAACGGTGGTGACTTCGCGCGTGACTACGACGACGTCGTCAACGGGCCCGGTGGACTGGCAGCACATTTTGTGTGGTGCAACCGCGGGAAGGAGTCGGTGACCCTCAACACCAAGTCGCCCGCGGGGATCGACGTGCTGCACCGGTTGCTCGACCGCGCCGACGCGTTCGTGTCGAATCTGGCGCCGGGCGCGACGGCGCGACTGGGCATCTCGCCCGCCGATCTCGCTGCCCGCCACCCCCGCGTCATTCCCGTCGAGATCGACGGATACGGGCCCGGCGGGCCGATCTCCCACAAGCGTGCCTACGACCTTCTTGTGCAAGCAGAGGCGGGATCCTGCGCGGTCACCGGATATCCCGGCATGCCGGCCAAACCCGGCCCTGCGCTCGCTGACTTCACCACCGGCCTCTACGCGGCCATGTCGATTGTGGCCCTGCTGTTCGGTCGCGGTGGTCGGCCCGCCGGTACCGCGGCACCATCGGTGGAATTGAGCCTGTTCGACGTGATGACCGACGTCATGGGCTACGCGCTCACCTACACCCAGCACACCGGCATCGACCAGGACCCACTCGGGGTCGGTTCCCCCGCCGTAGCGCCCTACGGCGCGTTTCCCACCCGTGACGGTCAGACGGTCGTCCTCGGCACCACCAACGACCGCGAATGGCAACGAGTGGCACGGGAGATCATCGAGCGGCCCGACCTCGCCGACGACCCGCGCCTCGCCACCAACCCCGGTCGCTGCGGGCACCGCGACATCCTCGATGAAGCCATCGGATCGTGGTGTGCCCAGCGGGATCTGGTCGACATCCAGGAGATCGCCGATGCTGCGGGAATCGGCAACTCCCGCTACAACCGGCCCAGCGACGTGGTGGCCCATCCTCAGCTGACCGCCCGCGATCGGTGGCGCACCGTGAGCACGGCCAAGGGCGACATCCAGGCGTTGCGCCCGCCGCCGGTGATCAGCGACTTCGAACAGCCCATGGGTGCGGTGCCGGCCCTGGGGGAGCACACCGACGCTGTGCTCACCGAATTGGGCTTCACACCGGAAGAATTGGGACGGCTGCGGGCCGAGGGCGCGATCGGTCCGGCTCCCCATGAATGA
- a CDS encoding amidohydrolase family protein, producing MHKDEMILISVDDHVVEPPDMFKNHLSKKYLDEAPRLVHNADGSDTWQFRDVVIPNVALNAVAGRPKEEYGLEPQGLDEIRPGCWKVDERVKDMNAGGILGSMCFPSFPGFAGRLFATEDPEFSLALLQAYNDWHVEEWCGAYPGRFIPMTLPVIWDAQACGKEIRRNAARGVHSLTFSENPAAMGYPSFHDEYWTPVWEALVDTETVMNVHIGSSGRLAITAADAPMDVMITLQPMNIVQAAADLLWSAPVKKYPTLKIALSEGGTGWIPYFLERADRTYEMHSTWTGQDFGKQKPSEVFRDHFLTCFISDPVGVALRHEIGIDNICWEADYPHSDSMWPGAPEQLEEVLTANNVPDDEINKMTYENAMRWYHWDPFAHVPKDQATVGALRKASEGHDVTIQALSKHDHGGTNFADFAANAKELTGNKD from the coding sequence ATGCACAAGGACGAGATGATTTTGATCAGTGTTGATGATCATGTGGTCGAGCCGCCGGATATGTTCAAGAACCATTTGTCGAAGAAGTATTTGGATGAGGCGCCGCGGTTGGTGCACAACGCCGATGGCAGTGATACCTGGCAGTTCCGGGATGTGGTGATTCCGAATGTGGCTTTGAATGCGGTGGCGGGTCGGCCCAAGGAGGAGTACGGGCTCGAGCCGCAGGGTCTCGATGAGATCCGGCCGGGGTGTTGGAAGGTCGACGAGCGGGTCAAGGACATGAATGCGGGCGGGATTTTGGGGTCGATGTGTTTTCCGTCGTTCCCGGGGTTCGCGGGCCGGTTGTTCGCCACTGAGGATCCGGAGTTCTCGTTGGCGCTTCTTCAGGCTTACAACGACTGGCATGTCGAGGAGTGGTGTGGGGCGTATCCGGGGCGGTTCATTCCGATGACGTTGCCGGTGATCTGGGATGCGCAGGCGTGCGGGAAAGAGATTCGGCGCAACGCTGCCCGGGGGGTGCACTCGTTGACGTTTTCGGAGAATCCGGCGGCGATGGGGTATCCGAGCTTTCATGACGAGTACTGGACCCCGGTGTGGGAGGCGTTGGTCGACACCGAGACGGTGATGAACGTTCATATCGGGTCGTCGGGGCGGTTGGCGATCACCGCCGCTGATGCGCCGATGGATGTGATGATCACGTTGCAGCCGATGAACATCGTGCAGGCGGCGGCGGATCTGTTGTGGTCGGCGCCGGTGAAGAAGTATCCGACGCTCAAGATCGCGCTGTCGGAGGGTGGGACGGGGTGGATTCCGTATTTCCTGGAGCGTGCGGATCGGACCTATGAGATGCATTCGACGTGGACCGGTCAGGATTTCGGCAAGCAGAAGCCTTCGGAGGTGTTCCGGGATCACTTCCTGACCTGTTTCATCTCCGATCCGGTCGGGGTGGCGCTGCGCCACGAGATCGGGATCGACAACATCTGCTGGGAAGCCGACTACCCGCATTCGGATTCGATGTGGCCCGGTGCCCCCGAGCAGCTCGAGGAGGTGTTGACCGCCAATAACGTGCCCGATGACGAGATCAACAAGATGACCTACGAAAACGCGATGCGCTGGTATCACTGGGACCCCTTCGCCCACGTCCCCAAAGACCAAGCCACCGTCGGCGCCCTGCGCAAAGCCTCCGAAGGCCACGACGTCACCATCCAAGCCCTCAGCAAGCACGATCACGGAGGCACGAACTTTGCCGACTTCGCGGCCAACGCCAAGGAATTGACCGGCAACAAGGACTGA
- a CDS encoding thiolase family protein, with amino-acid sequence MRETVIVGAVRTPVGKRNGGLSEQHAADLSALVLNELVERTGVDPDIVDDVVWGCVSQVGDQSSNIGRYSVLAAGWPEHIPGTTVNRACGSSQQALDFAVQAVMSGQQDVVVAGGVEVMSRVPLGSARATGMPYGPKVLARYDDFSFNQGISAEMIAQRWNLSRTRLDEYSAQSHERAAAAQDAGAFKEQIVPVFTDAADARSNSGGSVVTEDEGIRRGTTAEKLAGLKPAFSDDGVIHAGNSSQISDGASALLVMTAEQAVTLGVTPLVRYRAGAVTGADPRLMLTGPIPATEKVLHKAGVTLDEIGVFEVNEAFAPVPLAWLADTGADEAKLNPLGGAISLGHPLGASGGVLMTRMIHHMRDNGIRFGLQTMCEGGGTANATLVELIA; translated from the coding sequence ATGCGGGAGACCGTCATCGTCGGGGCAGTGCGCACGCCCGTCGGGAAGCGCAACGGAGGCTTGTCCGAGCAGCACGCAGCCGATCTGTCGGCGCTGGTGCTCAACGAACTCGTCGAACGCACCGGCGTCGACCCCGACATCGTCGACGACGTCGTCTGGGGATGCGTCTCGCAAGTGGGGGACCAGTCGAGCAACATCGGCCGGTACTCCGTGCTCGCAGCGGGCTGGCCCGAACACATTCCGGGTACCACGGTGAACCGGGCCTGCGGATCGAGCCAGCAGGCATTGGATTTTGCGGTGCAGGCCGTGATGTCGGGTCAGCAGGACGTGGTGGTGGCCGGTGGTGTCGAGGTCATGAGCCGGGTTCCGCTGGGTTCTGCGCGCGCCACCGGAATGCCCTACGGTCCGAAAGTGCTTGCGCGATATGACGATTTCTCGTTCAATCAGGGCATCTCGGCGGAGATGATCGCCCAGCGGTGGAATCTCTCGCGGACCCGTCTGGATGAATACTCCGCACAATCCCACGAGCGTGCTGCGGCGGCGCAGGATGCCGGAGCGTTCAAGGAACAGATCGTTCCGGTCTTCACCGACGCCGCGGACGCGAGGAGCAATTCAGGCGGAAGTGTCGTCACCGAGGACGAGGGCATCCGCCGCGGCACCACGGCGGAGAAACTCGCCGGCCTCAAGCCCGCGTTCAGCGACGACGGGGTGATCCACGCCGGGAACTCCTCGCAGATCTCCGACGGCGCCTCGGCACTGCTCGTGATGACCGCCGAGCAGGCGGTGACCTTGGGAGTCACTCCACTGGTGCGATACCGTGCCGGCGCGGTCACCGGCGCCGATCCCCGACTGATGCTGACCGGCCCGATCCCCGCGACCGAGAAGGTACTGCACAAGGCGGGTGTGACGCTCGACGAGATCGGGGTGTTCGAGGTCAACGAGGCGTTCGCGCCCGTCCCGCTGGCTTGGCTGGCCGACACCGGTGCCGACGAAGCCAAGCTCAACCCGCTCGGCGGCGCCATCTCATTGGGCCATCCGCTCGGTGCATCCGGTGGGGTGCTCATGACGCGGATGATCCACCACATGCGGGACAACGGAATTCGCTTCGGGTTGCAGACCATGTGCGAGGGGGGCGGCACCGCCAACGCAACCCTGGTCGAACTCATCGCTTAA
- a CDS encoding amidohydrolase family protein — protein MTPQTALLTLKAAGYVDVDAGEIIRPGVVTVEDGVIVAVGGDAPEGAEVIDLGDSILLPGLMDMEVNLLMGGRGENPGLSQVQDDPPTRVLRAVGNARRTLRAGFTTVRNLGLFVKTGGYLLDVALGRAIEAGLIDGPRVIPAGHAITPTGGHLDPTMFAAFMPGVLELTVEEGIANGTDEIRKAVRYQIKHGAQLIKVCCSGGVMSLTGEAGAQHYSDEELRVIVDEAHRRGLRVAAHTHGAEAVKHAVACGIDCIEHGFLMDDEAIQMLVDNDRFLVSTRRLAEAMDVSKAPKVLQDKAAEMFPKARTSIKAAYEAGVKIAVGTDAPAIPHGKNADELVTLVDWGLPPAAVLRAATVVAADLINRSDLGRLAEGYLADIIAVPGDPLTDITVTRRVNFVMKDGKVFKNDTNKD, from the coding sequence GTGACACCCCAGACGGCACTCCTGACCCTCAAAGCAGCGGGTTACGTCGACGTCGACGCCGGCGAGATCATCCGCCCCGGTGTCGTCACCGTCGAGGACGGCGTCATCGTCGCCGTCGGCGGCGACGCCCCGGAGGGCGCCGAAGTCATCGATCTCGGCGACTCCATCCTGCTCCCGGGCCTGATGGACATGGAGGTCAATCTCCTGATGGGGGGTCGCGGGGAAAACCCGGGTCTGTCGCAGGTTCAGGACGATCCTCCGACCCGGGTGCTGCGAGCTGTCGGCAATGCCCGGCGCACGCTGCGCGCAGGCTTCACCACCGTGCGCAACCTCGGATTGTTCGTCAAGACAGGCGGATACCTGCTCGACGTGGCGTTGGGCAGGGCCATCGAGGCCGGTCTGATCGACGGCCCCAGGGTCATCCCCGCCGGCCATGCGATCACCCCGACCGGCGGTCACCTCGATCCGACGATGTTCGCCGCATTCATGCCCGGCGTGCTGGAACTGACGGTCGAGGAAGGCATCGCCAACGGAACCGACGAGATCCGCAAGGCCGTCCGATACCAGATCAAGCACGGCGCCCAGCTGATCAAGGTCTGCTGCTCGGGCGGTGTGATGTCGCTGACCGGAGAGGCCGGCGCGCAACACTATTCCGACGAGGAATTGCGTGTCATCGTCGACGAGGCACACCGGCGCGGGCTGCGGGTCGCTGCCCACACACACGGCGCGGAGGCGGTCAAGCACGCCGTGGCATGCGGGATCGACTGCATCGAACACGGCTTCCTGATGGACGACGAAGCCATTCAGATGCTCGTCGACAACGACCGCTTCCTGGTCTCCACCCGGCGACTCGCCGAGGCGATGGACGTGTCCAAGGCGCCGAAGGTGCTGCAGGACAAGGCCGCCGAGATGTTTCCCAAGGCGCGCACCTCGATCAAGGCAGCCTACGAGGCGGGGGTCAAGATCGCCGTGGGCACCGACGCCCCCGCCATCCCCCACGGGAAGAACGCCGACGAACTCGTCACCCTCGTCGACTGGGGTCTGCCGCCCGCCGCAGTCTTGCGGGCCGCCACGGTGGTCGCCGCCGACCTGATCAACAGGTCGGACCTCGGCCGTCTCGCGGAGGGATATCTCGCCGACATCATCGCGGTGCCCGGCGATCCACTGACCGACATAACCGTTACACGGCGAGTCAACTTTGTAATGAAAGACGGTAAGGTCTTCAAGAATGACACCAACAAGGACTGA
- a CDS encoding aromatic ring-hydroxylating dioxygenase subunit alpha, with product MAFFQKPDAGSWTENWPELGTAPVNYEDSIDPEHFKLEQQAIFKKTWLKVGRVEQLPKKGSYFTREMPSAGPGTSVIIVKDTENNVRAFYNMCRHRGNKLVWNDYPGEEVSGSCRQFVCKYHAWRYSLDGDLTFVQQEGEFFDLEKSQYGLVPVRCEVWEGFVFINFDNDAAPLTEYLGDFAKGLEGYPFHEMTEHYSYRSEINANWKLFIDAFTEFYHAPILHMKQAEKEEAEKLAKFGFEALAYDIKGDHSMVSSWGGMSPPKDLSMVKPIEQILHSGLFGPWDRPDIKGILPDELPPAINPGRHKSWGTDSFEFFPNFTLLFWAPGWYLTYNYWPTAVDKHIFEADLYFVPPKNLRERLSQELAAVTFKEYAFQDANTLEATQTQIGTRVVTDFPLCDQEILLRHLHMTAHQYVDRYKAAQANGNGSPAATQSAPTESKDAVNV from the coding sequence GTGGCATTCTTCCAAAAGCCCGACGCGGGTAGCTGGACCGAGAATTGGCCTGAGCTCGGCACGGCTCCCGTCAACTACGAGGACTCCATCGATCCGGAGCACTTCAAGCTCGAACAGCAGGCGATCTTCAAGAAGACCTGGCTCAAAGTGGGCCGAGTGGAGCAGCTACCCAAGAAGGGCAGCTATTTCACCCGCGAAATGCCGTCGGCGGGTCCGGGCACGTCGGTGATCATCGTCAAGGACACCGAAAACAACGTCAGGGCCTTTTACAACATGTGCCGGCACCGCGGCAACAAGCTGGTGTGGAACGACTACCCCGGCGAAGAGGTCTCCGGTAGCTGCCGTCAGTTCGTGTGCAAGTACCACGCGTGGCGCTACTCACTCGACGGCGATCTGACCTTCGTGCAGCAGGAAGGCGAGTTCTTCGACCTCGAGAAGTCGCAGTACGGACTGGTTCCGGTGCGCTGCGAGGTCTGGGAAGGCTTCGTCTTCATCAACTTCGACAACGACGCCGCGCCGCTCACGGAGTATCTCGGTGACTTCGCGAAGGGCCTCGAGGGTTACCCGTTCCACGAGATGACCGAGCACTACAGCTACCGCTCGGAGATCAACGCGAACTGGAAGCTGTTCATCGATGCCTTCACCGAGTTCTACCACGCCCCGATCCTGCACATGAAGCAGGCGGAGAAGGAGGAGGCCGAGAAGTTGGCCAAGTTCGGCTTCGAGGCGCTGGCCTACGACATCAAGGGCGACCACTCGATGGTGTCGTCGTGGGGCGGGATGAGCCCGCCCAAGGACCTGAGCATGGTCAAGCCGATCGAGCAGATCCTGCACAGCGGGCTGTTCGGGCCGTGGGACCGCCCCGACATCAAGGGCATTCTGCCCGACGAACTCCCGCCGGCCATCAATCCTGGTCGTCACAAGAGCTGGGGGACAGACTCGTTCGAGTTCTTCCCCAACTTCACGCTGCTGTTCTGGGCGCCGGGGTGGTACCTCACCTACAACTACTGGCCCACTGCGGTGGACAAGCACATCTTCGAAGCGGACCTCTACTTCGTGCCGCCGAAGAACCTGCGTGAGCGCCTGTCTCAGGAGCTTGCCGCGGTGACGTTCAAGGAGTACGCGTTCCAGGATGCGAACACGTTGGAGGCCACCCAGACTCAGATCGGCACCCGGGTCGTCACCGACTTCCCGCTGTGTGATCAGGAGATCCTGCTACGTCACCTGCACATGACGGCCCACCAGTACGTGGATCGGTACAAGGCCGCCCAGGCGAACGGAAACGGCTCCCCCGCCGCCACGCAGTCTGCCCCCACCGAGTCGAAGGATGCCGTCAATGTCTAA
- a CDS encoding carboxymuconolactone decarboxylase family protein, protein MSERSTSVRVAPLPADHWDEAVHAALRLMPEELRNPTDAGNAVSTLVNHPDLTRAYFTFSFYLLTRSTLSARLRELAVLRVAHLTECEYEWQEHVVIGKSAGLSEHDITALQDGEAADEFDRTVLAAVDELLADTRISDKTWAALGKEFDKRQLMDFVFTVGGYHMLAMALNTFGVEPQKEN, encoded by the coding sequence ATGAGCGAGAGGAGCACGTCGGTGCGAGTGGCCCCACTGCCCGCAGACCATTGGGACGAGGCAGTTCACGCGGCGCTGCGCCTGATGCCAGAAGAGCTCCGCAATCCCACGGACGCCGGAAACGCCGTGTCGACCTTGGTCAATCATCCCGATCTCACCCGCGCCTACTTCACCTTCAGTTTCTACCTGCTCACGCGGTCGACGCTGTCAGCCCGACTACGCGAGTTGGCCGTGCTCCGGGTGGCCCACCTCACCGAGTGTGAATACGAGTGGCAGGAACACGTCGTGATCGGCAAGAGCGCCGGGCTGTCGGAGCACGACATCACCGCACTCCAGGACGGTGAGGCCGCCGACGAGTTCGACCGCACTGTGCTGGCGGCCGTCGACGAACTGCTGGCGGACACCCGGATCTCCGACAAGACATGGGCGGCCCTCGGCAAGGAATTCGACAAACGGCAACTCATGGACTTCGTCTTCACCGTGGGCGGCTACCACATGCTCGCTATGGCACTGAACACATTTGGCGTCGAACCCCAGAAGGAGAACTGA
- a CDS encoding SDR family NAD(P)-dependent oxidoreductase, producing the protein MGYFDLTGRAAMVTGAGAGGGIGAAVATALAEAGAAVLVTDINGEAAAAVAEGIRTAGGTADSCPLDVSDRAAADAAAAKAAGMGGGALHILVNNAGVTAPAMFPKLTDETFRLTFDIHVMGTFHCTQAALPHIPTDGTGRVINVTSAAGLTGTLGQVNYSAAKAGLIGFTKSLARELASKNIMVNALAPLAATPMTETIRTNEKFAANMMARIPLKRWADPAEIAGAFVFMASDAASYITGQVLPVDGGMVI; encoded by the coding sequence ATGGGGTACTTCGATCTGACGGGCCGGGCGGCGATGGTCACCGGAGCCGGCGCCGGTGGGGGCATCGGTGCCGCGGTCGCCACGGCCCTTGCGGAGGCGGGCGCCGCGGTGCTCGTCACCGACATCAACGGCGAGGCCGCTGCCGCTGTTGCCGAAGGCATTCGAACCGCGGGCGGCACGGCCGACTCCTGCCCGCTCGACGTCTCCGACCGGGCCGCCGCCGACGCCGCCGCGGCCAAGGCCGCCGGGATGGGTGGGGGTGCCCTGCACATCCTGGTCAACAACGCGGGTGTCACGGCGCCGGCGATGTTCCCGAAGCTGACCGACGAGACGTTCCGGTTGACGTTCGACATCCACGTGATGGGCACGTTCCACTGCACGCAGGCGGCGCTGCCGCACATCCCGACCGACGGAACCGGTCGCGTGATCAATGTGACCTCCGCGGCCGGTCTCACCGGGACCCTCGGCCAGGTCAACTATTCGGCGGCAAAAGCCGGACTCATCGGCTTCACCAAATCGCTTGCGCGCGAACTCGCCTCGAAGAACATCATGGTCAACGCCCTTGCGCCACTGGCGGCCACACCGATGACGGAGACGATTCGAACAAACGAGAAGTTCGCCGCGAACATGATGGCGCGCATCCCGCTGAAGCGGTGGGCCGACCCTGCCGAGATCGCCGGAGCGTTTGTGTTCATGGCCTCTGACGCCGCGTCCTACATCACCGGACAGGTGCTGCCGGTCGACGGTGGCATGGTTATCTGA
- a CDS encoding acyl-CoA dehydrogenase family protein has protein sequence MSFELTEDQELIRKSVAELAGRFDDHYWMQKDQAHEFPQEFYDAIAGGGWLGMTIPEEYGGHGMGITEATLLLEEVSRSGAAMNGASAIHLSIFGMQPVVKHGSDELKAATLPRIVNGDLHVCFGVTEPGAGLDTSRITTFAKREGDHYRVNGRKVWISKAMESEKILLLTRTTPYDEVTKKTDGMTLFMTDLDRDHVEVRPINKMGRNAVSSNELFIDDLMIPVEDRVGEEGQGFKYILDGLNPERMLIAAEALGIGRVALEKAVKYGNDRVVFNRPIGMNQGLQFPLADSLARLDAAELVLRKATWLYDNGRPCGREANTAKYLCADAGFDAADRALQLHGGMGYSEEYHVSRYFREARLMRIAPVSQEMILNFLGEHVLGMPRSY, from the coding sequence ATGAGTTTTGAGCTGACCGAGGATCAGGAGCTGATCCGTAAATCGGTGGCGGAGCTGGCGGGCCGGTTCGACGACCACTACTGGATGCAGAAGGACCAGGCCCACGAGTTCCCGCAGGAGTTCTACGACGCCATCGCCGGCGGCGGCTGGCTGGGGATGACCATTCCCGAGGAGTACGGCGGGCACGGAATGGGCATCACCGAAGCCACCCTTCTTCTCGAGGAGGTCTCCCGTTCCGGGGCGGCGATGAACGGCGCCAGCGCGATCCATCTGTCGATCTTCGGCATGCAACCGGTGGTCAAGCACGGCTCCGACGAGCTCAAGGCCGCAACGCTGCCCCGAATCGTCAACGGCGACCTGCACGTCTGCTTCGGCGTCACCGAACCCGGTGCGGGGCTTGATACTTCGCGGATCACCACGTTCGCCAAGCGGGAAGGCGACCACTACCGGGTCAACGGACGCAAGGTCTGGATCTCCAAGGCGATGGAGTCGGAGAAGATCCTGCTGCTGACCCGGACGACGCCGTACGACGAAGTCACCAAGAAGACCGATGGCATGACCCTGTTCATGACCGACCTCGATCGCGACCACGTCGAGGTCAGGCCGATCAACAAGATGGGCCGCAACGCCGTCAGCTCCAACGAACTCTTCATCGACGACCTGATGATCCCCGTCGAGGACCGGGTCGGCGAGGAAGGCCAAGGGTTCAAGTACATCCTCGACGGACTCAATCCCGAGCGGATGCTGATCGCGGCGGAGGCGCTCGGCATCGGCCGAGTCGCGCTGGAGAAGGCGGTGAAGTACGGCAATGACCGTGTCGTCTTCAATCGCCCGATCGGCATGAATCAGGGTCTGCAGTTCCCGCTCGCCGATTCGCTGGCCCGGCTCGATGCCGCCGAACTGGTGTTGCGGAAGGCGACATGGCTCTACGACAACGGCAGACCGTGTGGGCGCGAGGCCAATACGGCGAAGTACCTCTGCGCCGACGCCGGATTCGACGCAGCCGACCGCGCTCTTCAGCTACACGGCGGCATGGGCTACTCCGAGGAGTACCACGTGTCGCGTTACTTCCGTGAGGCGCGGCTGATGAGGATCGCACCGGTAAGTCAGGAGATGATCCTGAACTTCCTGGGCGAGCACGTCCTCGGAATGCCGCGTAGTTACTGA